A genomic window from Streptomyces mirabilis includes:
- a CDS encoding Gfo/Idh/MocA family oxidoreductase yields MTGVGERVRWGILATGGIAAAFTADLVDMPDAEVVAVASRTDASAKAFAERFGIPRAYGDWASLAADEDVDVVYVATPHSAHRAAAGMCLEAGRHVLCEKAFTLNLREAEELVALAKEHDRFLMEAMWMYCNPLVRRLKGLVDDGVIGEVRTIQADFGINGPFPPSHRLRDPAQGGGALLDLGVYPVSFAQLLLGEPSGVTARAVLSDEGVDLQTGALLTWESGALASVHCSVNGGTPVSASVTGSQGRIDIPGGFFFPDRLVLHRDGRDPEEFTADPAHGPRTSLRHEAAEVMRALRAGEKESQLVPLDGSLAVMRTLDTIRTQIGVRYPGETD; encoded by the coding sequence ATGACGGGCGTGGGCGAGCGGGTGCGGTGGGGGATTCTGGCGACCGGCGGGATCGCGGCGGCCTTCACGGCGGATCTGGTGGACATGCCGGACGCCGAGGTCGTGGCCGTGGCCTCGCGGACCGACGCCTCGGCGAAGGCGTTCGCCGAGCGGTTCGGGATACCGAGGGCGTACGGGGACTGGGCCTCGCTCGCTGCGGACGAGGACGTCGACGTCGTGTACGTCGCCACTCCGCACTCGGCGCACCGGGCCGCCGCCGGGATGTGTCTGGAGGCGGGGCGCCATGTGCTGTGCGAGAAGGCGTTCACACTGAACCTGCGCGAGGCGGAGGAACTGGTCGCGCTCGCCAAGGAGCACGACCGCTTCCTGATGGAGGCCATGTGGATGTACTGCAATCCGCTGGTCCGGCGGCTCAAGGGCCTCGTCGACGACGGCGTGATCGGTGAAGTCCGCACGATTCAGGCCGACTTCGGGATCAATGGCCCGTTCCCGCCGTCGCACCGGCTGCGGGACCCCGCCCAGGGCGGTGGCGCGCTGCTGGATCTCGGCGTCTATCCGGTGTCGTTCGCGCAGTTGTTGCTGGGGGAGCCCTCGGGCGTCACCGCGAGAGCGGTGCTCTCCGACGAGGGCGTCGATCTCCAGACCGGAGCACTGCTCACCTGGGAGAGCGGCGCTCTCGCTTCGGTGCACTGCTCCGTCAACGGGGGCACCCCCGTCTCCGCCTCCGTCACCGGCTCCCAGGGCCGCATCGACATCCCGGGCGGTTTCTTCTTCCCGGACCGGCTCGTGCTGCACCGCGACGGCCGCGACCCCGAGGAGTTCACGGCCGACCCGGCGCACGGCCCGCGCACCAGCCTCAGGCACGAGGCCGCCGAGGTGATGCGCGCCCTGCGGGCCGGCGAGAAGGAGTCACAGCTCGTCCCCCTGGACGGCAGCCTCGCCGTGATGCGGACGCTCGACACGATCCGCACCCAGATCGGCGTCCGCTACCCCGGAGAGACCGACTAG
- the efeU gene encoding iron uptake transporter permease EfeU codes for MFGNYLIGLREGLEASLVVCILIAYLVKTDRKDALKPIWMGIGVALALALGFGCALEFGSQELTFEAQEALGGSLSIVAVGLVTWMVFWMRRTARHLKSELHGRLDAALAMGTGALVATAFLAVGREGLETALFVWASVHAASDGTPRPLIGVALGLATAVFLGWLFYRGALKINLAKFFTWTGGMLVVVAAGVLAYGVHDLQEADWIPGLRNLAFDISGTIPPDSWYGTLLKGVLNFQPDPTVLQVTVWALYLVPTLAIFLAPVGFASGKGKVKVPDEQGSRGSQPTKAS; via the coding sequence GTGTTCGGCAACTATCTGATCGGCCTGCGCGAGGGGCTGGAAGCCAGCCTCGTCGTCTGCATCCTCATCGCCTACCTGGTGAAGACCGATCGCAAGGACGCCCTGAAGCCCATCTGGATGGGCATCGGCGTCGCGCTCGCGCTCGCGCTCGGCTTCGGCTGCGCGCTCGAGTTCGGCTCCCAGGAGCTGACGTTCGAGGCACAGGAGGCGCTCGGCGGTTCGCTGTCGATCGTCGCGGTCGGCCTGGTGACGTGGATGGTCTTCTGGATGCGGCGCACCGCCCGGCATCTGAAGTCCGAACTGCACGGCAGGCTGGACGCGGCGCTGGCGATGGGCACGGGCGCGCTGGTCGCGACCGCGTTCCTGGCCGTCGGCCGGGAGGGTCTGGAGACGGCGCTGTTCGTGTGGGCGTCGGTGCACGCGGCGAGCGACGGCACCCCGCGCCCGCTGATCGGTGTCGCCCTGGGCCTGGCCACCGCGGTCTTCCTCGGCTGGCTCTTCTACCGGGGCGCCCTGAAGATCAACCTCGCGAAGTTCTTCACCTGGACCGGCGGCATGCTGGTCGTGGTCGCGGCGGGTGTGCTCGCGTACGGCGTCCACGACCTGCAGGAGGCCGACTGGATCCCGGGGCTGCGGAATCTCGCCTTCGACATCAGTGGCACGATCCCGCCGGACAGCTGGTACGGCACGCTCCTCAAGGGCGTGTTGAACTTCCAGCCCGACCCGACGGTCCTTCAGGTCACGGTGTGGGCGCTGTACCTGGTCCCGACACTCGCGATCTTCCTCGCCCCGGTAGGGTTCGCCTCCGGGAAGGGGAAGGTGAAGGTACCTGATGAGCAGGGATCGCGCGGGTCGCAGCCCACGAAGGCTTCGTAG
- a CDS encoding bifunctional DNA primase/polymerase, which produces MSAEFGRRSGAQGRISQWLRGRRPKGATEIAADGGREALLIAAAAAGLPLAQAAYPSGYRCSCDRVGCPTPARHPVSFAWQTQSTTDRAQIERWVRHQPQANFITATGMVHDVLDVPVDAGREALERLLASGVEVGPVAQSGDGRMFFFTLTRGTPEDEDEWWPCELDSHPETTDEHPGLRWHCRGSYVLVPPAQLPGGLTVDWVRGPEHPLPDPLSLLEALTDACARYVGENESDDHLAAWPHRN; this is translated from the coding sequence ATGAGCGCAGAGTTCGGCCGCCGCTCCGGCGCGCAGGGCAGGATCTCCCAGTGGCTGCGTGGTCGCCGTCCGAAGGGTGCGACAGAGATCGCTGCCGACGGCGGGCGCGAGGCCCTGCTGATCGCCGCTGCCGCCGCGGGGCTGCCGCTCGCGCAGGCCGCGTACCCCTCCGGCTACCGCTGTTCCTGTGACCGCGTCGGCTGCCCCACCCCCGCGCGCCATCCCGTCTCCTTCGCCTGGCAGACCCAGTCGACGACCGACCGCGCCCAGATCGAGCGGTGGGTCCGGCATCAGCCGCAGGCCAACTTCATCACCGCGACCGGCATGGTGCACGACGTCCTCGACGTGCCCGTGGACGCGGGCCGCGAGGCGCTCGAGCGGCTGCTCGCCTCCGGTGTGGAGGTGGGGCCCGTCGCGCAGAGCGGCGACGGCCGCATGTTCTTCTTCACACTCACCCGCGGTACGCCCGAGGACGAGGACGAGTGGTGGCCGTGCGAGCTGGACTCGCACCCCGAGACGACGGACGAGCACCCCGGTCTGCGCTGGCACTGTCGAGGCTCGTACGTCCTGGTGCCGCCGGCCCAGCTCCCCGGTGGCCTGACGGTCGACTGGGTACGGGGCCCGGAACACCCCCTCCCCGACCCCCTGAGCCTGCTCGAGGCGCTGACGGACGCCTGTGCCCGTTACGTGGGCGAGAACGAGTCGGACGACCATCTGGCAGCCTGGCCCCACCGCAACTAG
- the ddaH gene encoding dimethylargininase, with translation MCPPAHFDVTYAINPWMNPAKPVDVPLAVAQWEDLRSRYLALGHTVEELTPRPGLPDMVFAANGATVVDGRVLGARFAHREREPEAAAHLEWFRAHGFPHVQEPVHVNEGEGDFAVTASYVLAGRGFRASPLSHGEAQEFFARPVIGLDLVDPRYYHLDTALAVLDDTTDEVMYYPPAFSPGSREVLRRLFPDALIAGAEDAAAFGLNAVSDGLHVLLPQAATGLLGPLRERGFEPVGIDLSELLKGGGSVKCCTQELRC, from the coding sequence ATGTGCCCACCCGCACACTTCGACGTCACCTACGCCATCAACCCGTGGATGAACCCCGCCAAGCCGGTCGACGTGCCGCTCGCCGTCGCCCAGTGGGAGGACCTGCGCAGCCGTTACCTCGCGCTCGGCCACACGGTCGAGGAACTCACCCCGCGCCCCGGCCTGCCGGACATGGTCTTCGCCGCGAACGGGGCGACGGTCGTCGACGGTCGGGTGCTGGGCGCCCGGTTCGCGCACCGCGAGCGTGAACCGGAGGCGGCGGCCCACCTGGAGTGGTTCCGCGCACACGGCTTCCCGCACGTCCAGGAGCCGGTCCACGTCAACGAGGGCGAGGGCGACTTCGCGGTCACCGCCTCCTACGTACTCGCCGGCCGTGGCTTTCGCGCGAGCCCCCTCTCGCACGGCGAGGCCCAGGAGTTCTTCGCGCGACCGGTGATCGGGCTCGACCTGGTCGACCCCCGCTACTACCACCTCGACACCGCCCTCGCCGTCCTCGACGACACGACGGACGAGGTCATGTACTACCCGCCCGCCTTCTCCCCCGGTAGCCGGGAGGTACTGCGGCGACTGTTCCCCGACGCGCTGATCGCCGGTGCCGAGGACGCCGCCGCGTTCGGCCTCAACGCGGTCTCGGACGGCCTGCACGTGCTGCTGCCGCAGGCCGCCACGGGGCTCCTCGGTCCGCTGCGGGAACGTGGCTTCGAGCCCGTCGGCATCGACCTGAGCGAGCTTCTCAAGGGCGGCGGCAGCGTGAAGTGCTGCACACAGGAGCTGAGGTGTTGA
- a CDS encoding multidrug effflux MFS transporter: MPERGHTRRDPKGPEAPEGHIPNTAVADGPATPDAPATPEAPDRGALRRTGLLVTLILGGLTATPPLSMDMYLPALPEVTRALHAPAATVQLTLTACLAGMALGQLVVGPMSDKWGRRRPLLVGLVVYVLATALCALAPNVELLVAFRLAQGLAGAAGIVIARAVVRDLYDGMAMARFFSTLMLISGVAPVVAPLIGGQILRATDWRGVFVLLTAVGIALTALVWTRLPETLEPAQRHGGGVGAALRAMRGLLADRVFTGYTLAGGFAFAALFAYISASPFVIQEIYGASPQTFSLLFGINSVGLVIVGQINGKILVGRVSLDKVLAVGLALIALAATALLLLSTGVFGEAGLVPVAAALFVLMSAMGLAMPNTQALALMRVRHAAGSASALLGTSSFLIGAIASPLVGIAGEHTAVPMAVVQLAAVLVAIVFFVGLCRPWQTGHTVDGKAAGS; encoded by the coding sequence ATGCCCGAGCGCGGGCACACCAGGCGGGACCCGAAGGGCCCGGAGGCCCCGGAGGGGCACATACCGAACACGGCGGTGGCCGACGGACCGGCGACCCCCGACGCACCGGCGACGCCCGAAGCGCCGGACCGCGGTGCCCTGCGCCGCACCGGACTCCTCGTCACCCTGATCCTCGGCGGACTCACCGCCACGCCCCCGCTGTCGATGGACATGTACCTCCCGGCCCTGCCGGAGGTCACCCGCGCACTGCACGCCCCCGCTGCCACCGTCCAGCTCACGCTGACCGCCTGCCTCGCCGGGATGGCGCTCGGCCAGCTCGTCGTCGGACCGATGAGCGACAAATGGGGCCGCAGACGCCCGCTCCTCGTCGGCCTCGTCGTCTACGTCCTCGCCACCGCCCTGTGCGCCCTCGCCCCGAACGTCGAACTCCTCGTCGCCTTCCGCCTCGCGCAGGGCCTCGCGGGCGCGGCCGGCATCGTGATCGCGCGAGCCGTCGTACGCGACCTGTACGACGGCATGGCGATGGCCCGCTTCTTCTCCACCCTCATGCTGATCTCCGGCGTCGCCCCCGTCGTCGCGCCCCTCATCGGCGGCCAGATCCTGCGCGCCACCGACTGGCGGGGCGTGTTCGTCCTCCTCACGGCGGTCGGCATCGCACTCACCGCGCTCGTCTGGACCAGGCTCCCCGAGACCCTCGAGCCCGCGCAGCGCCACGGCGGCGGCGTCGGTGCGGCGCTGCGCGCCATGCGCGGACTGCTCGCCGACCGCGTCTTCACCGGCTACACGCTGGCGGGCGGCTTCGCCTTCGCGGCACTGTTCGCATACATCAGCGCCTCTCCTTTCGTGATCCAGGAGATCTACGGCGCGTCCCCGCAGACCTTCAGCCTGCTCTTCGGGATCAACTCCGTCGGCCTGGTGATCGTCGGCCAGATCAACGGCAAGATCCTCGTCGGCCGGGTCAGCCTCGACAAGGTCCTCGCCGTCGGCCTCGCCCTCATCGCCCTCGCCGCGACGGCGCTGCTCCTGCTCTCCACCGGAGTCTTCGGCGAGGCAGGCCTCGTCCCGGTGGCCGCGGCCCTCTTCGTCCTCATGTCCGCCATGGGCCTCGCCATGCCCAACACCCAGGCGCTGGCCCTGATGCGGGTACGGCACGCGGCCGGTTCCGCGTCCGCACTGCTCGGCACCTCCTCCTTCCTCATCGGCGCGATCGCCTCCCCGCTCGTCGGCATCGCCGGGGAGCACACCGCGGTCCCGATGGCCGTCGTCCAACTGGCGGCGGTACTGGTGGCCATCGTCTTCTTCGTGGGACTGTGCCGTCCCTGGCAGACGGGACACACCGTGGACGGAAAGGCGGCGGGCAGCTGA
- a CDS encoding serine hydrolase domain-containing protein: MDTPERAGLDPTELRHLVRDVRILTRGPRPWAAGVVLVAGRGPVIAVEEAAGWAVRYSSYDEKTDAGVELPPGDRRPMTVHTPFDLASLTKLFTAVAAVQQLERGTLGIDARVGAYLPEFRAACAHDITVRQLLTHTSGLRPELPLYDCPDDAARLALLRAEAPSSRPGEYVYSDLNLILLQHVLERVTGRTLDVLVRDGITRPLGMTATSFGPCEGAAATEDQRRPWGKVDRGMLRGVVHDENAWALGGVAGHAGLFSTAHDLAIFCRTLLAGGSYGPARILGPDFVELMLAPPGLGFAVDQPWFMGALAGRGAAGHTGFTGTSLVLAPATDTFLVLLANTVHPRRRPPDSAPRAEAATRLARAVRGA; this comes from the coding sequence GTGGACACCCCGGAACGGGCCGGACTCGACCCGACGGAACTGCGCCACCTCGTACGGGACGTCCGCATCCTCACCCGTGGGCCGCGCCCCTGGGCGGCGGGCGTCGTGCTGGTCGCGGGCCGCGGCCCGGTCATCGCCGTCGAGGAGGCGGCGGGCTGGGCCGTGCGCTACTCCTCGTACGACGAGAAGACCGACGCCGGGGTCGAACTGCCGCCCGGGGACCGGCGGCCGATGACCGTCCACACCCCCTTCGACCTGGCCTCCCTCACCAAGCTGTTCACGGCGGTCGCCGCGGTGCAGCAGCTGGAGCGGGGCACGTTGGGGATCGACGCGCGGGTGGGGGCCTATCTGCCGGAGTTCCGCGCGGCCTGCGCCCACGACATCACCGTACGACAGCTGCTCACGCACACCTCCGGGCTGCGCCCCGAACTCCCGCTGTACGACTGCCCGGACGACGCGGCGCGCCTCGCCCTGCTGCGGGCCGAGGCCCCCTCGTCCCGGCCGGGGGAGTACGTCTACTCCGACCTGAACCTGATCCTCCTCCAACACGTCCTGGAACGCGTCACCGGCCGCACGCTCGACGTCCTCGTCCGCGACGGGATCACCCGGCCGCTCGGGATGACCGCCACGTCCTTCGGGCCGTGCGAGGGGGCGGCGGCGACCGAGGACCAGCGGCGGCCGTGGGGCAAGGTGGACCGGGGGATGCTGCGGGGGGTCGTGCACGACGAGAACGCGTGGGCGCTCGGTGGGGTGGCCGGGCACGCGGGCCTCTTCTCCACGGCCCACGACCTCGCGATCTTCTGCCGGACCCTCCTCGCGGGCGGCTCCTACGGCCCCGCCCGCATCCTCGGCCCCGACTTCGTCGAGCTGATGCTCGCCCCGCCGGGCCTCGGCTTCGCCGTCGACCAGCCCTGGTTCATGGGTGCGCTGGCCGGGCGGGGCGCCGCGGGGCACACCGGTTTCACCGGTACGTCCCTTGTACTGGCCCCCGCGACGGACACGTTCCTGGTGCTCCTCGCGAACACCGTGCATCCCCGCCGACGCCCTCCGGACAGCGCGCCCCGGGCAGAGGCGGCGACGCGGCTCGCGCGGGCGGTACGGGGTGCGTGA
- a CDS encoding small ribosomal subunit Rsm22 family protein: MNVPVPPAETLRTALAGLLDGLPPKAATQAVDRLIANYRGTTPTHTPVLRDRSDVVAYAAYRMPATFEAVRSALEAFADAVPQWTPASHVDVGGGTGAATWAVNATWAGARPVTVLDWAEPALALGREIAAANPELKSAEWHRSRIGSALTIESTDLVTVSYVLGELTDADRASVVTAAATAAQAVVIIEPGTPDGYARVIEARDRLITAGFHVAAPCPHSAACPIVPGEDWCHFSARVARSSLHRQVKGGSLPYEDEKFSYVAATRLAPTPAPSRVVRKPQIRKGQVLLDLCGPDEALHRETVTKRHGPLYRAARDADWGDAWPPPPAEDQQPGLSSSAPPLLNTSAPVCSTSRCRRP, encoded by the coding sequence GTGAACGTCCCCGTACCTCCCGCCGAGACCCTGCGTACCGCCCTCGCCGGACTCCTCGACGGCCTCCCGCCGAAGGCGGCCACACAGGCGGTCGACCGGCTGATCGCGAACTACCGGGGAACGACCCCCACCCACACCCCGGTCCTCCGCGACCGCTCGGACGTGGTCGCGTACGCCGCCTACCGCATGCCGGCGACGTTCGAGGCGGTGCGATCGGCGCTGGAGGCGTTCGCGGACGCGGTCCCGCAGTGGACGCCGGCGAGCCACGTGGACGTCGGCGGCGGCACGGGCGCCGCGACCTGGGCGGTGAACGCGACCTGGGCGGGCGCCCGCCCCGTGACCGTCCTCGACTGGGCCGAGCCCGCCCTCGCGCTGGGCCGCGAGATCGCCGCGGCGAACCCGGAACTGAAGTCCGCCGAATGGCACCGCTCTCGTATCGGATCGGCGCTCACCATCGAGAGCACTGATCTCGTCACCGTCTCCTACGTCCTCGGCGAGCTCACCGACGCCGACCGCGCCTCCGTCGTGACCGCCGCCGCGACCGCCGCCCAGGCCGTCGTGATCATCGAGCCCGGTACGCCCGACGGCTACGCGCGCGTCATCGAGGCGCGGGACCGTCTGATCACCGCCGGGTTCCACGTCGCCGCCCCCTGCCCGCACAGCGCGGCCTGCCCGATCGTCCCCGGCGAGGACTGGTGCCACTTCTCCGCCCGGGTCGCGCGTTCCTCCCTGCACCGTCAGGTCAAGGGCGGCTCCCTGCCCTACGAGGACGAGAAGTTCAGCTACGTCGCCGCCACCCGCCTCGCGCCGACCCCGGCCCCCTCCCGCGTCGTACGCAAGCCGCAGATCCGCAAGGGCCAGGTACTCCTGGACCTGTGCGGCCCCGACGAGGCCCTGCACCGCGAGACGGTGACCAAGCGTCACGGGCCGCTGTACCGGGCGGCCCGCGACGCGGACTGGGGCGACGCCTGGCCACCGCCGCCCGCGGAGGACCAGCAGCCGGGGCTCAGCTCCTCGGCACCTCCGCTCCTCAACACCTCAGCTCCTGTGTGCAGCACTTCACGCTGCCGCCGCCCTTGA
- a CDS encoding TetR/AcrR family transcriptional regulator has translation MAHTPRPSAEPAPAKPTPDSTRRSEKSRRAIFDAALALVGEVGYPKTTIEGIAARAGVGKQTIYRWWSSKADVLLEAFIDLSAQAAEAADRSEVLGERAEYVIPDTGDLAADLKLVLRATVDELQNPTFEIPSRALAAEGVVNEALGVEFVTKLLEPQLQLYVKRLRSAQDKGDLRPDIDPRIALELFVSPLAQRWLQHTGPISYAYTDTLVDYALYGLAPRG, from the coding sequence ATGGCTCACACGCCCCGCCCCTCCGCCGAACCCGCCCCTGCCAAACCCACCCCCGACTCCACCCGCCGCAGCGAGAAGTCCCGGCGTGCGATCTTCGACGCCGCTCTCGCCCTCGTCGGCGAGGTCGGCTATCCCAAGACCACGATCGAGGGCATCGCCGCCCGCGCCGGCGTCGGCAAGCAGACGATCTACCGGTGGTGGTCGTCGAAGGCGGACGTCCTGCTGGAGGCGTTCATCGATCTGAGCGCCCAGGCGGCGGAGGCGGCGGACCGGTCGGAGGTGCTGGGGGAGCGCGCGGAGTACGTCATCCCGGACACCGGCGATCTCGCGGCCGACCTCAAGCTGGTCCTGCGCGCCACCGTCGACGAACTCCAGAACCCCACGTTCGAGATCCCCTCGCGCGCCCTGGCCGCGGAGGGCGTCGTGAACGAGGCACTCGGCGTCGAGTTCGTGACCAAGCTCCTCGAACCCCAGCTCCAGCTCTACGTGAAGCGGCTGCGGTCCGCCCAGGACAAGGGCGACCTGCGCCCGGACATCGACCCCCGCATCGCCCTGGAACTCTTCGTCTCCCCGCTCGCGCAGCGCTGGCTCCAGCACACCGGCCCCATCTCGTACGCGTATACGGACACTCTCGTCGACTACGCGTTGTACGGCCTCGCTCCACGGGGATGA